The proteins below come from a single Ptychodera flava strain L36383 chromosome 6, AS_Pfla_20210202, whole genome shotgun sequence genomic window:
- the LOC139135099 gene encoding G-patch domain and KOW motifs-containing protein-like — protein MADDAELEQKGKISFVFSKKTEKKTLEQSTIGEESVKKKEETDFVTALEGKEVKSTKPQEKPKDLVIPLITKNRWNTKEEAPDGEGGKADSLDNEAVKELIEDAAKQQEKWNERGSGDPNLAIPLLMRNKIPEGYETDDRLDTSLRPNEASEADYEQVPIEQYGLAMLRGMGWKPGEAIGGKFKQVSAPVEAVLRPKGLGLGADRKPGDELKKKKPIKPGDKREEEVAQGFAKGISVLVTSGPHKNLYGKIEGVDEDNSRILIRLAISNQTANVSQYAAKIVSQKEYKKYSLDISRLSKAHQDKEENGREERDSPNRDRGEDRHRYRDRDKYGDRSRDRDRERHRDNDERDRDRHRDKRKRKSDYPEGKDVSPHMKSTDKDRHRDRRKEEETTAYKKTKHKDERYSPSTTSSHSASHGGQGSYWLRPELRVRIIDQKYKKGRYYNTKVVIVDVVTRDSCSCRTDDDKLLEDLKQEMLETLIPKADPGHVMIVTGKYKGQVGTILKKDKANCIAHVELLSDRSKIKKLDYDSICEYVGNIQEEQDY, from the exons ATGGCCGACGACGCTGAGCTAGAGCAGAAAGGAAAGATCTCATTTGTATTCTCgaagaaaacagagaaaaagaCCCTTGAACAAAGTACTATCGGCGAAGAAAGTGttaaaaagaaagaagaaaccGATTTTGTCACTGCGTTAGAAGGAAAGGAGGTAAAAAG CACAAAACCTCAGGAGAAGCCAAAAGATCTGGTGATACCACTGATTACGAAGAATCGCTGGAATACAAAAGAGGAAGCACCAGATGGAGAGGGTGGAAAAGCTGATTCCTTGGATAACGAAGCTGTTAAAGAACTCATTGAAG ATGCCGCTAAACAACAAGAAAAGTGGAATGAGCGAGGCAGTGGAGATCCTAATCTGGCAATACCATTGTTGATGCGGAATAAAATTCCAGAAGGATATGAAACAGATGACAGGCTAGACACATCTCTCAGACCAAATGAG GCTTCAGAAGCTGATTATGAGCAGGTACCTATAGAGCAATATGGACTAGCAATGCTTAGAGGCATGGGATGGAAACCTGGTGAAGCAATAGGAGGTAAATTCAAACA GGTTTCTGCACCAGTGGAAGCTGTATTGCGACCGAAGGGCCTAGGTCTTGGTGCTGACAGGAAACCTGGAGATGAATTGAAAAAGAAGAAACCAATAAAACCAGGTGACAAACGAGAGGAGGAGGTAGCTCAGGGCTTTGCCAAAGGGATCTCTGTCCTTGTTACTAGTGGACCACACAAGAATTTGTATGGAAAA ATTGAAGGTGTTGATGAAGACAATTCAAGAATTCTCATCCGACTAGCCATCAGCAACCAAACTGCAAATGTCAGCCAATATGCTGCCAAGATTGTCAGTCAGAAAGAGTACAAGAAATATTCACTTGACATAA gTCGGTTAAGTAAGGCTCACCAGGACAAAGAAGAGAATGGCAGGGAAGAGAGAGATTCCCCAAACAGAGACAGGGGTGAAGACAGACACAGGTACAGAGACAGAGATAAATACGGAGACAGAAGTAGAGACAGGGATAGGGAGAGGCACAGAGATAACGATGAAAGAGATAGGGATAGGCATCGTGACAAGAGGAAAAGGAAGAGTGATTATCCAGAAGGCAAGGATGTGTCTCCCCACATGAAGAGTACAGATAAAGACAGACATAGGGATAGAAGGAAAGAAGAAGAAACAACAGCAtataaaaagacaaaacacAAAGATGAGAG ATACAGTCCCTCAACAACCAGCAGTCACTCTGCCAGTCAtggaggtcaagggtcataCTGGCTCCGTCCAGAGCTCCGGGTGAGAATAATTGACCAAAAGTACAAGAAAGGCCGGTACTACAACACCAAAGTGGTCATTGTGGATGTTGTCACCAGAGATTCATGCTCCTGTAGAACAGATGATGATAAACTTCTTGAAG acCTGAAACAAGAAATGTTAGAAACTCTAATACCCAAGGCAGATCCAGGTCATGTGATGATTGTGACTGGAAAATATAAAGGACAG GTTGGTACCATTCTTAAAAAGGACAAAGCAAACTGTATAGCACACGTGGAACTACTTAGCGATAGAAGCAAGATTAAGAAATTGGACTATGACAGCATTTGTGAATATGTTGGAAATATACAAGAAGAGCAGGATTATTGA